In Salinibacterium sp. ZJ70, one DNA window encodes the following:
- a CDS encoding DUF898 family protein: protein MFTGSATGLFGHWIKWFLLSIITLGIYLFWVAPALQRWKTVNIDFAQPTAPVVPLGSLTAASA, encoded by the coding sequence GTGTTCACCGGCTCGGCGACCGGCCTCTTCGGACATTGGATCAAGTGGTTCCTGCTGTCGATCATCACGCTCGGCATCTACCTGTTCTGGGTTGCGCCCGCGCTGCAGCGCTGGAAGACCGTCAACATCGATTTCGCTCAGCCGACCGCACCCGTGGTCCCGCTCGGAAGCCTCACGGCGGCATCCGCCTGA
- a CDS encoding thiamine-binding protein, translating to MLVAFSVAPTSSNVDGSIHDAVAAAVKVVRESGLPNRTTSMFTEIEGEWDEVFDVVKRATEAVAAYGSRVSLVLKADIRPGRTGEIDGKIERLERAIEDGRGS from the coding sequence ATGCTCGTCGCTTTCTCCGTCGCCCCCACCAGCAGCAATGTCGATGGTTCGATCCACGATGCCGTCGCGGCTGCCGTGAAGGTGGTGCGCGAGTCGGGGCTGCCGAACCGCACGACATCGATGTTCACGGAGATCGAGGGCGAGTGGGACGAGGTGTTCGACGTCGTGAAGCGCGCGACGGAGGCGGTCGCCGCCTATGGGTCGCGCGTCTCGCTCGTGCTGAAGGCCGACATCCGTCCGGGTCGCACGGGGGAGATCGACGGCAAGATCGAGCGCCTCGAGCGTGCAA